Proteins from a single region of Diorhabda sublineata isolate icDioSubl1.1 chromosome 2, icDioSubl1.1, whole genome shotgun sequence:
- the LOC130453212 gene encoding uncharacterized protein LOC130453212 codes for MIICASKTKCMTTSKTPIRCKLVRDDQIIHQVMKFKYLGIEISGFGGAENEVREQTTKALRIETCFNETIWRNIGTEAKSRIYKATVRPIMTYTAETRPDTSKTKRMMKTADMKVLRSIAGKTLLNKERSKEVRTLEDCAE; via the coding sequence atgaTAATATGTGCGTCCAAAACAAAATGTATGACCACATCCAAAACTCCGATAAGATGTAAGCTAGTCAGAGACGACCAGATAATTCACCAAGTGATGAAATTCAAGTACCTAGGAATCgagatttcaggatttggagGCGCAGAAAACGAAGTAAGAGAGCAAACAACTAAAGCCTTAAGAATAGAAACATGTTTCAACGAAACCATATGGCGAAATATCGGAACAGAAGCCAAATCGAGAATATACAAGGCCACGGTGAGACCCATAATGACCTACACCGCAGAGACACGACCAGATACGTcgaaaaccaaaagaatgatgAAAACAGCAGATATGAAAGTGCTACGCAGTATAGCCGGAAAAACCCTACTGAACAAGGAAAGAAGTAAAGAAGTGAGAACATTAGAAGATTGTGCAGaatag